One Nocardioides oleivorans DNA segment encodes these proteins:
- a CDS encoding enolase C-terminal domain-like protein, translating into MSTTIAKVEVVPVAGHDSMLLNLSGAHGPFFTRNIAIVTDSEGRTGLGEVPGGEAIRATIEDAAAILVGQPVARFRSLLREVATRFADRDSGGRGLQTFDLRTTIHAVTALESALLDLSAQAVGVPLAELLGDGQQRTSVPMLGYLFYVGDPDATDLPYLREHDGGDDWEKVRREEAMTPEAIVRLAEAAQARYGFADFKLKGGVLPGEDEVAAVTALHERFPDARITLDPNGGWLLDDAVRLLDGLDEVLAYAEDPCGAEGGYSGREVMAQFKRRTGLRTATNMVATDWRQMADAVRTNAVDIPLADPHFWTMAGSVRVAQLCHDFGLTWGSHSNNHFDVSLAMFTQVGAAAPGEITALDTHWIWQDGQGLTTAPPEIRDGAVQVPEQAGLGVTLDPDRLAEAHELYLEHGLGARDDAIAMQYLVPDWSFDPKRPCLVR; encoded by the coding sequence GTGAGCACGACCATCGCCAAGGTCGAGGTGGTGCCGGTCGCCGGCCACGACTCGATGCTGCTCAACCTGAGCGGCGCGCACGGCCCCTTCTTCACCCGCAACATCGCGATCGTCACCGACTCCGAGGGTCGCACCGGCCTCGGCGAGGTGCCCGGCGGCGAGGCCATCCGAGCCACCATCGAGGACGCAGCGGCGATCCTGGTCGGCCAGCCGGTGGCGCGCTTCCGCTCTCTGCTGCGCGAGGTCGCGACCCGCTTCGCCGACCGCGACTCGGGCGGACGCGGACTGCAGACCTTCGACCTGCGCACCACGATCCACGCGGTCACCGCGCTGGAGTCGGCGCTGCTCGACCTGTCCGCCCAGGCGGTCGGCGTACCCCTGGCCGAGCTCCTGGGTGACGGCCAGCAGCGGACGAGCGTGCCGATGCTGGGCTACCTCTTCTACGTCGGTGACCCCGACGCCACCGACCTGCCCTACCTCCGCGAGCACGACGGCGGCGACGACTGGGAGAAGGTCCGCCGCGAGGAGGCGATGACCCCCGAGGCGATCGTCCGCCTCGCCGAGGCCGCGCAGGCCCGCTACGGCTTCGCCGACTTCAAGCTCAAGGGCGGCGTGCTTCCCGGCGAGGACGAGGTCGCGGCAGTCACGGCGCTGCACGAGCGCTTCCCCGACGCGCGGATCACCCTCGACCCCAACGGCGGCTGGCTGCTCGACGACGCGGTGCGTCTGCTCGACGGCCTCGACGAGGTCCTGGCCTACGCCGAGGACCCTTGCGGCGCCGAGGGTGGCTACAGCGGGCGCGAGGTGATGGCGCAGTTCAAGCGGCGCACCGGCCTGCGCACGGCCACCAACATGGTCGCCACGGACTGGCGCCAGATGGCCGACGCCGTCCGCACCAACGCCGTCGACATCCCGCTCGCCGACCCGCACTTCTGGACGATGGCCGGCTCCGTCCGCGTCGCCCAGCTCTGCCACGACTTCGGCCTCACGTGGGGCTCGCACTCCAACAACCACTTCGACGTCTCGCTCGCGATGTTCACCCAGGTCGGCGCCGCCGCCCCGGGCGAGATCACCGCGCTCGACACCCACTGGATCTGGCAGGACGGCCAGGGACTGACGACCGCGCCGCCCGAGATCCGTGACGGTGCCGTCCAGGTGCCCGAGCAGGCCGGGCTCGGCGTGACGCTCGACCCCGACCGGCTCGCCGAGGCGCACG